The segment GAAGGTCTTTCCTTTTTCAAAGAAGCGCTGAGTTTACGAAAAACCCAGGACCTAAAAGCCGGAAAACCCTCAGAGGCTGAAGAAGAATTCTCCGTTCTTTCCGAAGCTTTGGAACGGGGAGTCACCACTCTGCAAAATCGCATCCGTTTAGGTCGAGAGCAAAATGATCCTTTAAAAATTCTGCAACCCATTTTCTCCATGATCCCTCTTTATCTGTTCACGGGAAGAAGAAAGGGGGTTGACTCTCTTCTAAAAGAAGCAGGCACTCTGGCAGAGCAGTTGCAGAAAAAAGATGTTCTGGATGCAATCCCTCGGTTGAGAGAATTGAGCGAGAATTATTGATGGCTTTTTGTGATCCTTGATAATAAAACAAGAATCTTTACACCGAAAACTATATAATCTATCCCAATGGCTAATCCCTCTTCAAAAAAAGCAATCTATGCCGCCATGGCAGGAAATTCGCTGATTGCAGTGACCAAGTTTTTTGCCGCCGCTACTACCGGTAGTTCAGCCATGTTTTCAGAAGCCATTCACTCAGTGGTCGATACCGGAAATCAGGTTCTGCTTCTTTACGGAATCAAGCAGTCCGCCCGCCCGGCGGATCGCAGTCATCCCTTTGGCTATGGAAGTGAGCTGTATTTTTGGACATTTGTGGTGGCCATTCTAATTTTTGGGTTGGGATCGGGAATCTCCATTTACGAAGGGGTTTCAAAAATACAAGCGCCGCATCCAATAACGAATCCGACCATAAACTATATCGTCCTCGGATTTGCCATTATTTTTGAGGGCGCCGCTTGGTACGTTGCGTTTAAAGAATTTCAAAAATCCAAAGGTTCCCTCGGATTGATCACTGCGGTTCGCCGGAGCAAAGACCCGACAATTTTTACGGTGTTGTTCGAAGATACCGCGGCTCTGCTTGGTTTGCTGGTTGCAATGGTGGGAATCTATTTAAGTTATACTTTAAACCTTCCGGTTCTCGATGGGGTGGCTTCCATTCTTATAGGCGTAATTTTGGCAACAACTGCGGCCCTGCTCGCTTATGAGTGTAAAGGACTTCTCACCGGGGAGGCGGCCAGCGAAGAGGTCGTTTCGAGAATCAAGTGGATCATTGCCGAAAATCAAACGGTCTTGCATGTGAACGAAGTTCTCACCTTGCATTTGGGGCCCCATGATATTCTGTTAAATGTCAGCCTGGATTTTAAAGACGGTTTGACTTCCAGCCAAGTGGAGGAAGCCATTTCCAATTTCGAGTCGCGTATCAAAGGAGAGTTCCCGGAGATCACCCGGGTTTTCATTGAAGCGCAAAGCTGGAGGGCTCATCAGGCCGACGCCAAATAATGCCTGTTTAGACGTCCGTGTTTTAACCCGGAAAAGCGGTCAGTTTTTGCTGGGAATTTCTTTTTTTTCGAAAATTTCCCGGATGGCACTTCCGATAGTTTTAAAATCCAGGGGTTTGGGAATGAACGTGACTTCCTCATCCTTTAGCGGCATATCGAAATTTGCGGCGTCGTAGGGATTGGTGAGCATGATCACCGGGATGTCCTTATAGGCCTGGTGCTTTCTAACGCTTTTTATGAATTCCATTCCATTCATTTCCAATCGGGACCAATTGGAAATGATGAGGCCAAAATTTCCCCGGTCCAGATAATCGAACATGCAATTTGCGTTGACTGCCAGTTCGATATAATCAAACCCGTTGTTCTTCAATCCGGTCAAAACCCGAAGACTGGAAAATGTGCCGTCATCCACGATTAAAATTTTAACGTCCGTGATCATTTTTTCACTC is part of the Nitrospinaceae bacterium genome and harbors:
- a CDS encoding cation transporter; amino-acid sequence: MANPSSKKAIYAAMAGNSLIAVTKFFAAATTGSSAMFSEAIHSVVDTGNQVLLLYGIKQSARPADRSHPFGYGSELYFWTFVVAILIFGLGSGISIYEGVSKIQAPHPITNPTINYIVLGFAIIFEGAAWYVAFKEFQKSKGSLGLITAVRRSKDPTIFTVLFEDTAALLGLLVAMVGIYLSYTLNLPVLDGVASILIGVILATTAALLAYECKGLLTGEAASEEVVSRIKWIIAENQTVLHVNEVLTLHLGPHDILLNVSLDFKDGLTSSQVEEAISNFESRIKGEFPEITRVFIEAQSWRAHQADAK